The Streptomyces armeniacus genomic interval CGACCGGGAGATGGACCAGTTCGTCACCACCGACCAGACGCCGGACGAGGAGAAGGAGACCGACAAGCTCGTCTCCGCGTACGAGGACTTCGCCGAGGGCTGCGAGCAGCGGTCCAGCGGGCTGCTCGGGCATGTCTCGACGGTCGAGGCGGCGCGGGACATGGACGTGCTGCGGTCGGCGCTCGGCGACGACAAGGTGTCGTACTACGGCGCGTCGTACGGCACGTTCCTCGGCGCCACGTACGCCGGCCTCTACCCCCAGCGCACCGGCCGCCTCGTCCTGGACGGCGCGCTGGACCCGTCGCTCTCCGCGCGCGAGGTCAACCGGCAGCAGACGGGCGGCTTCGAAACGGCGTTCCGCGCCTTCGCCGAGGACTGCGTCAAGCAGTCCGACTGCCCGCTGGGCAAGAAGAACGCGAAGGACGCGGGCGAGCGGCTCAGCGCCTTCTTCAAGAAGGTCGACGCCGAGCCCGTCCCGACCGGCGAGTCCCGCAAGCTCACGGAGTCGCTGGCCACGACGGGCGTCGTGCAGGCGATGTACAGCGAGGTGCTCTGGCCGGATCTGCGCAAGGCGCTGACGTCGGCGATGAAGGGCCAGGGCGGCGACCTGCTGGCGCTCTCCGACTCGTACTACGAGCGGGACTCGGACGGCACGTACGCCAACATCATGTTCGCCAACCCGGCAGTCAACTGCCTCGACCTGCCCCCGGCGTTCTCCGGCCCGGAGGACGTGAAGAAGGGCGTCGAGTCCTTCGAGAAGGTCTCCCCGGTCTTCGGACGCGGCTTCGCCTGGGCGGCGCTGAACTGCGCGTACTGGCCGGAGAAGCCCACCGGCAAGCAGCACAGCATCCAGGCGAAGGGCGCGCCGCCGATCGTCGTGATCGGCACCACCCGCGACCCGGCCACCCCGTACGCCTGGGCGCAGGGGCTCGCCGGCCAGCTGTCCTCGGGCCGGCTGCTGACCCGCGAGGGGGACGGGCACACGGCGTTCATGCAGGGCAGCGAGTGCGTGGACAGCACGGTCGGGGACTACCTGGTGAGCGGCAAGGCGCCGGAGGACGGCAAGCGCTGCACGTAGGCGGCGGGGGTGCCCTGGCCGTCCCCACCCGGGTCGGGGCACCCCCGGAAACCCTGTAGACTTGTCGCCGCTGGTCCGGCCACCATGGCTGACGCAGCGTGCCGCCTTAGCTCAGTTGGCCAGAGCGACGCACTCGTAATGCGTAGGTCGGGGGTTCGACTCCCCCAGGCGGCTCCACACCGACCAGGCCCCTTCCGGATGACGGAAGGGGCCTGGTCGCGTTCGGGCGCCCAGTCGCGTGTCCCTCTAACGATGCAGTGCCGGATCCTGCGGAGGACGGACGAGTTCTTGCCCTCACCGTTCCTACGATGATCCCGGTTTCCAGACCGACTGCGCGTGCGTGCGTCATGCCTTCCGCAAAAGGAGTCCCAGCGGTGAATCGCCCTTCCAGGAACCTGACCGAAGGATCCGTAACCCTGCTCGTCGGCCTCGCGCTGAGGCTGTTCACCGAGGGCGTCGAGACTCCGGTCTTCACCCTCACCAAGGTGGGCGCCGTTCTCATGGTCGTCGGCGGTGTCCTGCTGCTCACGGGGCTCGTCCAGGCGGTACGGGCGTCCGGGCCCGTGGTGGGTCGCCGCGGGTAGGCACGGCCGTGCCCCGTACGCCGCGGAGGCGTACGGGGCACGGGTGGGCCGTTCGGCCCGGTGTGGGCGGGGTCAGCGCCGGGGTCGGGCTACCAGCGGGTCGTCTCGCCGAAGAAGTCCTGGATCTCCACCGTGTCGCCCGCCGCGCGCGCCGCGCTGTAGATGTGGGCGCCGACCGCGAGGTCCAGTACGCCCAGTCCGAACGGCGAGAAGATCACCGGCTTGTCCGAGTCCGTACGCACCTCCCCGCGGATGTGCTGCGCGAGCGTGCCGGTCATGAAGTCCCGGTTGCCGTACTTCTGTTCCGCCAGGTGCGGCGAGGTGTTGGCCTTCAGGCAGTGCTCGACGTCGTCCACGATGTTGTACGCGCCGTGCACGATCTCCGCGCCGATGTCCCGCAGCGAGACGTTGAGCACGACCTGGCCCGGGGCGAACGCGTCGGGCTCCACGACGTACGGCTCGCCCGCGGTGGTGGCGAAGAGCACCAGGTCCGCGCCGGTGATGGCCTTGTCCCGGTCCATCTCCACCGACGCGGACTCGCCCAGCGCCGTACGGGCGTGGCCGGCCAGCGCCTCGGCGTA includes:
- a CDS encoding alpha/beta hydrolase translates to MNTRRLLRTSSAACLAAALLMSGCSSGDSDEDRNEKDNADASPSRTPGGNAPPLKALPADTPEELKPYYEQKLKWRECGTIGFECTTLKVPLDYAKPDPEAELKLAVSRKKAGGDGKRIGSLMVNPGGPGGSAIQYLQQAAAVGFPSEVRERYDIVGMDPRGVARSEPVECLSDREMDQFVTTDQTPDEEKETDKLVSAYEDFAEGCEQRSSGLLGHVSTVEAARDMDVLRSALGDDKVSYYGASYGTFLGATYAGLYPQRTGRLVLDGALDPSLSAREVNRQQTGGFETAFRAFAEDCVKQSDCPLGKKNAKDAGERLSAFFKKVDAEPVPTGESRKLTESLATTGVVQAMYSEVLWPDLRKALTSAMKGQGGDLLALSDSYYERDSDGTYANIMFANPAVNCLDLPPAFSGPEDVKKGVESFEKVSPVFGRGFAWAALNCAYWPEKPTGKQHSIQAKGAPPIVVIGTTRDPATPYAWAQGLAGQLSSGRLLTREGDGHTAFMQGSECVDSTVGDYLVSGKAPEDGKRCT
- a CDS encoding DUF5708 family protein, which codes for MNRPSRNLTEGSVTLLVGLALRLFTEGVETPVFTLTKVGAVLMVVGGVLLLTGLVQAVRASGPVVGRRG